A genome region from Hydrogenoanaerobacterium saccharovorans includes the following:
- a CDS encoding DUF6550 family protein has protein sequence MTNKTKIIISSVAALAVILVAVGVSIAWDSHDIVEPLQIESSSAVEEKPVESSASEDAAEKYDIPPILPLPSKEEKETQEPQKNEQVVTKNPDGTKTTEIVRPEFEKPEPPEPPKVDEDKATDPEKPPEYTPEQKKPNEKPDEPTGGEKKDGQIYVPGFGWIEDEGGGSTTTIAENMNPNGNIIGY, from the coding sequence ATGACCAATAAAACAAAAATCATTATATCCTCTGTGGCTGCACTCGCTGTTATCCTTGTCGCGGTTGGAGTAAGCATTGCTTGGGATAGCCACGACATCGTGGAACCGCTGCAAATAGAAAGCTCATCGGCTGTAGAAGAAAAACCAGTTGAAAGTTCTGCATCAGAAGATGCAGCTGAAAAATATGATATACCGCCTATCCTGCCTCTGCCATCGAAAGAGGAGAAAGAGACTCAAGAACCTCAGAAGAATGAGCAGGTTGTTACGAAAAACCCCGATGGGACAAAAACCACTGAAATAGTGAGACCTGAGTTTGAAAAGCCTGAACCACCTGAACCACCAAAGGTGGATGAGGACAAAGCGACCGACCCCGAAAAGCCACCCGAATACACACCTGAACAAAAAAAGCCAAATGAAAAGCCCGATGAGCCAACGGGCGGTGAAAAAAAGGACGGTCAAATATACGTGCCCGGCTTTGGATGGATAGAAGACGAGGGCGGCGGTTCTACTACCACTATTGCTGAAAATATGAACCCCAACGGTAATATTATAGGATATTAG
- a CDS encoding prepilin peptidase codes for MLLIYVAATVTDIRSRTIPNVLPLLLIVAGTLHCLINGYAIIQPVINCILTLSLFMAISFVGDYILKKKQKGGEHCCFGGGDIKLISATAFVAGINATLIIVLISQLAVLAYTLFQKIRGKQTVSSVPLAPFLLFGLIALFTLIYFKGG; via the coding sequence GTGCTGCTAATATACGTAGCGGCCACTGTTACCGATATACGCAGCCGTACCATACCAAACGTCCTGCCGCTCTTGCTCATCGTGGCAGGCACTTTACACTGTCTAATCAATGGATATGCTATAATTCAACCCGTAATAAACTGCATATTAACCCTGTCACTTTTTATGGCAATATCCTTTGTTGGAGATTATATATTAAAAAAGAAACAGAAAGGGGGTGAACACTGCTGCTTCGGCGGTGGTGATATTAAACTCATATCCGCAACTGCATTTGTTGCAGGAATAAATGCCACACTGATAATTGTACTTATTTCTCAGCTGGCGGTACTTGCATATACATTGTTCCAAAAGATTAGAGGCAAGCAAACAGTATCGTCTGTTCCACTTGCCCCTTTTCTTTTATTCGGGTTAATTGCCCTATTCACATTAATATATTTTAAAGGAGGATAG
- a CDS encoding ArdC family protein: MENTNDKKNPLKEITDRLEQGIKELFESERYRNYLNVMSKFHEYSINNMVLIAMQNPQATLVAGFNAWKKNFDRFVKRGEKSIKIIAPAPYKIKKNEEAINPETQKPIIGKDGKPVTETIEITIPAFKVVSVFDISQTEGKPLPELEIKELTGDVNNYATFFNALKEVSPFPIDFENITDGAKGYCNYIENRIAITEDLSEAQTIKTAIHEITHAKLHNYYGEKEKNVPIEQRKNRNTKEVEAESVAYTVCQHYGIDTSDYSFTYIASWSTGRNLDELKNSLETIRTTAAGLITDIDMKCKEITQQNARSTKDELEQLSKFAIQKKDEIKEKEICSSVHATTEKQPYANQQSSDTQKKPTILYEPIGY, from the coding sequence TTGGAAAATACCAATGATAAGAAAAATCCTCTTAAAGAAATTACTGACCGCTTAGAACAAGGGATTAAAGAGCTTTTTGAGAGCGAACGCTATAGAAATTATTTAAACGTAATGTCAAAATTCCACGAGTATAGTATTAACAACATGGTGCTGATAGCTATGCAAAATCCTCAAGCAACACTTGTTGCAGGGTTTAATGCATGGAAGAAAAACTTCGACAGGTTTGTCAAACGTGGTGAAAAAAGCATTAAAATTATTGCCCCTGCACCATATAAGATTAAAAAGAATGAAGAAGCTATTAACCCTGAAACACAAAAGCCTATAATCGGTAAGGATGGAAAACCAGTAACAGAAACTATAGAGATAACCATACCAGCTTTCAAAGTTGTATCTGTTTTTGATATTTCGCAGACCGAGGGCAAGCCTTTACCTGAATTAGAAATAAAAGAATTAACTGGTGACGTGAATAATTACGCCACCTTTTTTAATGCCTTAAAGGAAGTGTCACCCTTTCCTATCGACTTTGAAAATATTACTGACGGTGCAAAAGGTTATTGTAACTATATAGAAAACCGTATTGCAATAACAGAAGATTTGAGTGAAGCTCAAACTATAAAAACTGCTATACATGAAATTACTCATGCGAAGTTACATAATTACTACGGAGAGAAAGAAAAAAATGTTCCAATCGAACAGCGAAAAAATCGCAACACTAAGGAAGTGGAGGCTGAAAGTGTTGCTTACACTGTCTGCCAACATTACGGAATAGATACATCGGATTATTCTTTTACTTATATTGCAAGCTGGAGTACAGGGCGCAACTTGGATGAATTGAAAAATTCATTAGAAACTATCCGTACCACCGCCGCTGGGCTAATTACTGATATTGATATGAAGTGTAAAGAGATTACACAGCAAAACGCAAGGTCTACCAAAGATGAGTTAGAACAGCTCTCAAAGTTTGCTATTCAGAAGAAAGACGAAATTAAAGAAAAAGAAATTTGTTCCTCAGTCCACGCAACCACCGAAAAACAACCTTATGCAAACCAACAATCGAGCGATACACAAAAAAAGCCAACCATACTTTATGAACCAATAGGGTATTAA
- a CDS encoding transposon-transfer assisting family protein, whose amino-acid sequence MFTIDELSVINMYAKSPLNKNQLLSSLKEVQPFIEDADMQNLVSTLIGKIERTSQNELQELNLTTIFDEF is encoded by the coding sequence ATGTTTACTATTGATGAATTAAGCGTGATTAATATGTATGCTAAATCACCGCTTAACAAAAACCAATTGCTTTCCTCTTTAAAAGAGGTTCAACCGTTCATTGAAGATGCAGATATGCAAAATTTAGTTTCTACGCTGATTGGCAAAATTGAAAGAACTTCTCAAAATGAACTTCAAGAATTAAACCTTACAACAATATTTGATGAATTCTAA
- a CDS encoding ParB/RepB/Spo0J family partition protein yields the protein MANLRTRLSSVPTPEQSYDALFGNVSSSMQIATLRISDLEAHPLQKTIFSRYSLEKLEELTQNIKLNGVLSPIIVRPMPSDEQHPYKYYQILAGHRRVQGSDKAGLETIPAIIRDVDDDTANLIFTDTNLNQREQLLPSEKALAYKLQTDSLKNLGTNGPSVSIIAEQNGTTRKEIYRYIRLTELIPTLLQLVDDSILPFRVGVNLSYLTTDEQEIIDAYLSENKVKISVEQSENIKKYSKEIAPITYAVLNNMFKPAKTVKTTERKLKFSKPALNKVWSYIPDTLDDSEVQNYILKALIYYHNNQ from the coding sequence ATGGCTAATCTAAGAACACGGCTTTCATCAGTACCAACACCTGAGCAATCATATGATGCTCTGTTTGGAAATGTATCTTCCAGCATGCAAATAGCTACACTAAGAATTTCAGACTTGGAAGCACATCCATTGCAAAAAACTATTTTCAGCCGTTATTCTTTAGAAAAATTAGAAGAATTAACGCAAAACATTAAACTAAATGGTGTTCTCTCCCCTATCATTGTGCGACCAATGCCATCGGATGAACAACATCCGTACAAATATTATCAAATACTTGCTGGACATCGACGTGTACAAGGTTCTGACAAAGCAGGATTAGAAACTATTCCTGCAATAATTAGAGATGTCGACGATGACACTGCAAATTTAATATTTACTGACACGAACTTAAACCAACGAGAACAGCTGTTACCTAGTGAAAAGGCACTTGCCTATAAATTACAAACGGATTCATTAAAAAACCTTGGGACCAATGGTCCCAGTGTTTCAATAATTGCAGAACAAAATGGTACAACAAGAAAAGAAATTTATAGATATATCCGCCTGACCGAACTAATTCCAACGCTCTTGCAACTGGTGGATGATAGCATTCTCCCTTTTCGTGTCGGTGTAAACCTTTCGTATCTTACGACCGATGAGCAAGAAATTATAGATGCATATCTTTCTGAAAACAAAGTAAAGATTTCAGTTGAGCAATCAGAGAACATCAAGAAATATTCAAAGGAGATTGCACCAATCACATATGCTGTTTTGAATAATATGTTTAAGCCTGCAAAGACAGTAAAAACGACTGAACGTAAACTCAAATTCAGCAAGCCTGCTTTAAATAAGGTGTGGTCATATATACCTGATACATTAGATGACAGCGAGGTTCAGAATTACATTTTAAAAGCTCTCATCTATTATCATAATAATCAGTAG
- a CDS encoding ParA family protein translates to MSKPIIISVANEKGGVGKTTTALNVGAGLNKLGKKVLLIDLDQQGNLSDYLGFDFSNRPTISELIYAMVARQPLNPDSFVLTNAEGIDYIPSSKMLATTTSILSNDRDSNTVLQRILNEPFFEKYDYILIDCRPSLDLLVVNAMVASDKLIIPVQAEKFAVDGVGSLLDTYERIRHNQNPALTISGILITMSDARTNMAKDVDAVLRDTFGNKVFQTVIPRLSEASKSTSEQKSLVETKNSKLGKLYIKVVEEILHG, encoded by the coding sequence ATGAGTAAACCAATTATTATCTCAGTTGCAAATGAAAAGGGCGGTGTTGGAAAAACAACCACTGCATTGAATGTAGGCGCAGGGTTAAACAAACTCGGCAAAAAAGTGTTATTGATTGACCTTGACCAACAGGGTAACCTTTCAGACTATCTCGGGTTCGATTTTAGCAATCGCCCGACCATTAGTGAACTTATCTATGCAATGGTAGCACGTCAACCACTTAACCCTGACTCTTTTGTACTTACCAATGCAGAGGGTATTGATTATATACCATCTTCAAAAATGTTGGCAACAACAACCAGTATTTTAAGTAATGACCGTGACAGTAACACTGTCTTGCAACGAATTTTGAATGAGCCATTTTTTGAAAAATATGATTACATTCTTATTGATTGCCGTCCGTCTTTAGACTTACTGGTAGTAAATGCAATGGTAGCGAGCGATAAACTAATCATACCCGTGCAAGCAGAGAAGTTTGCCGTTGATGGTGTTGGCTCCTTGCTTGATACCTACGAACGTATTCGTCACAACCAAAACCCTGCACTTACCATTAGCGGCATCTTAATTACAATGTCGGATGCTCGTACCAATATGGCAAAAGATGTGGATGCAGTCTTGCGAGATACATTTGGAAATAAAGTCTTTCAGACGGTTATACCGCGGTTGTCTGAGGCATCAAAATCAACATCGGAACAAAAGAGCCTTGTAGAAACGAAGAACAGCAAACTCGGTAAGTTGTACATTAAGGTTGTGGAGGAGATTTTACATGGCTAA
- a CDS encoding tyrosine-type recombinase/integrase — MMNKHIYPYFKKENVYLDELKADDIQRYYYRKSLEGITSNSLLRHHSNLYTCLKYATKKHLIQQNPMMDVVRPKAVKFVPNFYSPTELINLLEVSKDSKIYVCIILAALLGLRRSEIIGLKWQNVNFTDKTIMIKLKAYRLRKDDNDTISPKLKTSSSYRILCLPDVLIKYLTNLRDLQLTKLKSPDYNQEYKDFICVDECGNRLNLDQVTNTFIRLIKQKNLRKIRFHDLRHSCATMLMILGYSIKQIQLWLGHSDISTTGNIYLHISTKDKSDMAKRINDVIQIYL; from the coding sequence TTGATGAATAAACATATTTATCCATATTTTAAAAAAGAAAATGTTTATTTAGATGAACTCAAAGCAGATGATATACAAAGATACTATTATCGAAAGTCACTTGAAGGTATTACAAGTAATTCTTTGTTAAGACATCATTCCAACTTATACACATGCCTTAAATATGCCACCAAAAAGCACCTTATCCAACAAAATCCTATGATGGACGTTGTTAGACCGAAAGCTGTAAAATTCGTACCAAACTTTTACAGCCCTACTGAGCTAATCAATCTGCTTGAAGTATCCAAAGATAGCAAAATTTATGTTTGCATAATTTTAGCTGCGTTACTTGGCTTGAGGAGAAGCGAAATTATTGGGCTAAAGTGGCAAAATGTAAATTTTACGGACAAAACTATAATGATTAAATTAAAAGCTTACCGTCTTAGAAAAGATGATAACGATACAATTTCTCCAAAATTAAAAACTTCTTCAAGTTATCGTATCCTTTGCTTGCCAGACGTTCTTATCAAATATTTGACAAATCTGAGGGATTTGCAGCTAACAAAACTTAAATCTCCTGACTATAATCAGGAATATAAAGATTTTATATGTGTTGATGAATGTGGTAATCGATTAAATCTTGACCAAGTAACAAATACATTTATAAGATTGATAAAGCAAAAAAATTTAAGAAAAATAAGATTTCATGATTTGCGCCACTCTTGTGCTACCATGCTAATGATACTCGGCTACAGCATAAAACAAATACAATTGTGGTTGGGACACAGCGATATATCAACAACTGGTAATATATATTTACATATCTCTACCAAGGACAAAAGTGACATGGCAAAACGGATAAACGATGTTATACAAATTTATCTCTAA
- a CDS encoding GlsB/YeaQ/YmgE family stress response membrane protein, whose translation MGIIAWVAFGALAGWIASLITGNDKKMGAGMNILVGIVGGFIGGLVMNLIGGYGITGFNIWSLLVATGGAVVLLLIVNAIRRIKT comes from the coding sequence ATGGGTATAATTGCGTGGGTAGCTTTTGGTGCACTTGCCGGATGGATTGCAAGCCTTATTACTGGCAACGACAAAAAAATGGGCGCCGGAATGAATATTTTAGTAGGTATTGTTGGCGGTTTTATTGGCGGCCTTGTAATGAACTTGATAGGAGGATACGGCATAACAGGTTTTAATATCTGGAGTCTGCTTGTAGCAACAGGTGGTGCTGTCGTACTGTTGTTAATTGTAAATGCAATAAGGCGAATAAAAACTTAA
- a CDS encoding (2Fe-2S)-binding protein — translation MISYTGKSIIELNVNGQTASVMIQPSDTLLYVLREKLYLTGAKPGCENGDCGTCTVLVDGWPIKSCLMLAVEAVGHEILTVEGLKYAPVQRAFVEQWGFQCGYCTSGFLMVCHSLSQIHPDANDFVIEQWLQSNLCRCTGYAEIKDAVKSILEGNIKENKP, via the coding sequence ATGATATCTTATACAGGAAAAAGCATTATCGAATTAAATGTAAACGGACAAACCGCATCCGTAATGATTCAACCATCTGATACTTTACTCTACGTTTTAAGAGAAAAACTGTATCTAACCGGAGCAAAGCCCGGGTGTGAAAATGGAGATTGCGGAACATGTACGGTTCTTGTCGATGGTTGGCCGATAAAATCTTGCCTGATGCTGGCGGTAGAGGCTGTCGGGCACGAAATCTTAACCGTGGAGGGGCTTAAATATGCTCCTGTTCAACGGGCATTTGTTGAACAGTGGGGTTTTCAGTGTGGATATTGCACTTCAGGGTTTTTAATGGTCTGCCACTCGTTAAGCCAAATCCATCCTGATGCAAATGATTTTGTGATAGAACAGTGGCTGCAGTCTAACCTTTGTCGATGTACAGGTTACGCTGAAATTAAAGATGCGGTAAAATCTATTTTGGAGGGAAATATTAAAGAGAATAAGCCATAG
- a CDS encoding FAD binding domain-containing protein, whose amino-acid sequence MISFDFEYYKPETLEEAVLCYHQLVSCSKQPLYYGGGTEIISMARAESLQFDAVIDLKGIPECNYMGFDNGNLVLGSTVTLTQIAEAGYYPLLCKTVDRIADHTIQGKITLGGNLAGTIKYREAALPLMISKCWAKVMTQNGLQKLLFSQVFDGYLRLNKGNFLVQISLNENDCLLPYVHVKKTKMDKIDYPLITMAGTKNSLKINAAVSGFADCPFILPSDLLSNTMLTEEERITQITELVKNSAISDYLGSKDYRLFVLQNILQQMYDNFRGI is encoded by the coding sequence ATGATATCTTTTGATTTTGAATATTATAAACCTGAAACTTTAGAAGAAGCTGTTTTATGTTACCACCAGCTTGTCTCTTGCAGCAAGCAACCGCTCTATTATGGAGGAGGTACCGAAATAATCAGCATGGCAAGAGCCGAAAGCCTGCAGTTTGATGCCGTTATTGACCTGAAAGGGATACCAGAATGCAATTATATGGGCTTTGACAACGGCAATCTTGTTTTGGGCAGTACCGTAACATTAACACAGATTGCAGAAGCAGGGTATTATCCCCTATTATGTAAAACCGTTGATAGAATTGCCGACCATACCATCCAAGGCAAAATTACGCTGGGAGGTAATTTAGCAGGTACCATCAAATACCGTGAAGCTGCCTTGCCGCTTATGATATCCAAATGCTGGGCAAAAGTTATGACGCAAAACGGTTTACAAAAACTGTTGTTCTCACAAGTTTTTGACGGCTATCTAAGGTTAAATAAAGGGAATTTTTTGGTACAGATTTCGCTAAATGAAAATGATTGTTTGCTGCCCTATGTCCATGTAAAAAAGACTAAGATGGATAAAATCGATTACCCGCTTATTACCATGGCAGGAACAAAAAACTCATTAAAAATCAATGCTGCGGTCAGTGGATTTGCCGACTGCCCATTTATTCTGCCGTCCGATTTGTTAAGCAACACCATGTTGACTGAAGAAGAACGAATTACACAGATTACCGAGCTGGTTAAAAACTCTGCTATCAGCGATTATTTGGGAAGTAAAGACTACCGCCTGTTTGTATTACAAAATATTTTACAGCAAATGTATGATAATTTTAGGGGAATATAG
- a CDS encoding xanthine dehydrogenase family protein molybdopterin-binding subunit, with translation MNTQLGQDIIRKEAWNKVTGVAEYTNDLLEPDAYHAKLLTSRYAHARIMAIDTSKASSMAGVKAVVTGNDFDILCGDLLRDRPILAKDKVRYFGEPIAIVVADTEQHAKAAVNCIRVEYEKLPVINTINDAIKPNTTLIHENLMSYKKMIEEVYPIENSNICSVHKIRKGDMQKGWNESEVTVEGTLTLPQSDHAAMETRAASCIIKPDGKVVIKCSSQSPFMVKELISEYFKLPQGNIVVHVPLVGGGFGGKAAVALEVLAFVAAKAVEGKCVKLNNEREEDMVSFPCHMGVQTKIKLGAKKDGKITAAEMTYYIDCGGYAETAPKMTKAIAVDCAGPYNFENIFCDCYTVYSNHPYTTSYRGFGHVSQAFCLERMMDKLAAALNIDPLQLRILNGIKENDLTPTQTKVTLSNTGDFTQCLNKLKVLIHWDESAKINLSNNLVRAKGIGCFSKTSNTPTDAAACAFISFNMDGSINLDCGAVECGPGMRTTMAQILAEKMKMSVDRINIKMEIDTQTTPRYWKTVASMTTHMVGRAIIEAANDVTRQLLKLGSLALHYSPDDLEIANERVYLRSDPTIYAAFKDLVHGYRFPNGNSIIGPVIGRGSYVMNRLTPLDAETGKGNSGMAWTVGAQAVEIEYDTQQHTYRILKAATVIDAGKVLNPKTAKGILMGGMCMGLGLGTCEHFIYDDKGIVQDTSFRTYKLLRYGETPDYLIDFVETPHIEAPFGARGIAEHGIIGIPPALANALSLASGVDITELPITPEYLWKKKTGALQ, from the coding sequence GTGAACACACAATTGGGTCAAGATATTATACGTAAAGAAGCCTGGAATAAGGTAACCGGAGTTGCTGAATACACAAACGACCTACTTGAGCCTGATGCGTACCATGCAAAACTTTTAACCAGCCGTTATGCCCATGCCAGAATCATGGCTATCGATACATCAAAAGCAAGCAGTATGGCAGGAGTAAAAGCCGTTGTTACCGGAAACGACTTTGATATTTTATGCGGTGACCTGCTTAGAGATCGACCCATACTTGCTAAAGATAAGGTACGATATTTTGGCGAACCCATAGCAATTGTGGTAGCCGATACCGAACAGCATGCAAAAGCCGCTGTGAATTGTATTCGGGTAGAATATGAGAAGTTACCGGTAATCAATACAATAAATGATGCTATAAAGCCAAACACCACGTTAATTCATGAAAACCTTATGTCTTACAAAAAAATGATAGAAGAAGTATACCCGATAGAGAATTCAAATATCTGCAGCGTTCATAAAATTCGTAAAGGAGACATGCAAAAAGGTTGGAATGAAAGCGAAGTTACGGTTGAGGGTACCCTTACACTTCCTCAATCGGACCATGCAGCAATGGAGACTCGAGCTGCCAGCTGTATCATTAAACCGGACGGTAAGGTTGTAATTAAATGCTCATCGCAGTCCCCTTTTATGGTAAAAGAGCTGATTAGCGAATATTTTAAGTTGCCGCAAGGGAATATCGTGGTGCATGTTCCGCTTGTAGGCGGCGGTTTTGGAGGAAAAGCGGCAGTCGCTCTTGAAGTTTTAGCATTTGTTGCAGCAAAAGCTGTTGAAGGTAAATGTGTTAAGCTAAATAACGAACGGGAGGAGGATATGGTCAGCTTCCCCTGTCATATGGGGGTACAAACAAAAATCAAGTTAGGTGCAAAAAAAGACGGAAAAATTACTGCAGCTGAAATGACCTATTATATTGACTGCGGAGGGTACGCCGAGACAGCACCCAAAATGACAAAGGCGATTGCGGTAGATTGTGCCGGCCCGTACAATTTTGAAAACATTTTCTGCGATTGCTACACCGTTTATTCAAACCACCCCTATACTACTTCTTACCGAGGTTTCGGGCATGTATCGCAAGCTTTTTGCTTGGAGCGTATGATGGACAAGCTTGCTGCCGCTCTCAACATAGACCCATTACAGCTACGCATCCTAAACGGTATAAAAGAAAACGACCTTACACCAACTCAAACTAAGGTTACTTTAAGTAATACCGGTGATTTTACTCAATGTTTAAACAAACTCAAAGTCCTCATCCACTGGGACGAGAGTGCCAAAATTAACCTGAGCAACAACCTTGTTCGCGCAAAGGGAATCGGCTGCTTTAGTAAAACTTCGAATACCCCTACGGATGCTGCAGCCTGCGCGTTTATCAGTTTTAATATGGATGGAAGCATAAATTTAGACTGCGGAGCAGTGGAATGCGGACCGGGTATGAGAACCACTATGGCGCAAATCCTCGCTGAAAAAATGAAAATGAGCGTTGATAGAATTAACATTAAAATGGAGATTGACACGCAAACCACCCCAAGATATTGGAAAACGGTTGCCAGCATGACCACCCACATGGTGGGCAGAGCCATTATAGAGGCAGCAAACGATGTGACTCGTCAACTGCTAAAACTCGGTTCATTGGCTCTGCACTACTCCCCCGATGATTTGGAAATCGCCAACGAAAGGGTTTATCTGCGAAGTGACCCTACCATTTACGCTGCATTTAAAGATTTAGTGCATGGCTATCGCTTTCCGAACGGTAATTCTATCATTGGCCCGGTTATTGGCAGGGGCAGTTATGTTATGAATCGCCTCACCCCGTTGGATGCGGAGACCGGAAAAGGTAACTCGGGTATGGCTTGGACGGTAGGCGCTCAAGCTGTAGAAATAGAGTACGATACCCAACAACATACCTACCGTATTCTAAAAGCCGCTACTGTTATTGACGCAGGGAAGGTTTTAAACCCGAAAACGGCAAAAGGAATTTTAATGGGCGGAATGTGCATGGGATTGGGACTGGGAACCTGTGAACACTTTATTTACGATGATAAAGGGATTGTACAAGACACCAGTTTTCGCACCTATAAGTTACTGAGATATGGAGAGACTCCGGATTATTTAATTGATTTTGTAGAAACGCCTCATATCGAAGCGCCATTCGGAGCCAGAGGAATCGCCGAACATGGTATCATAGGTATTCCGCCGGCTTTGGCAAACGCCTTGTCGCTAGCGTCAGGTGTAGATATTACCGAGTTACCAATCACCCCGGAATATTTGTGGAAGAAAAAAACAGGTGCGTTGCAATGA